In Erythrobacter litoralis HTCC2594, a single genomic region encodes these proteins:
- a CDS encoding sterol desaturase family protein, with protein MPTASFVVLAIYAGFGLLELWRSNLFSKAEQTRDDGIVEIVSMTMLVVVTQPAVLFASAFLTGLAFPQFEGALAGINVFAAIGLLLVCDDMMQYWWHRASHTFPWLYNLHRAHHNARYMSMRLVYRNNVIYYAMMPNLWLTGVLLYLGLGWVYAGYLVVKMTVIIGAHSDVAWDKPLYRIAWLSPVMWVVERTISTPATHHAHHGRHADDPAVNYKGNFGNLLFFWDVLFGTAKITRTFPSSYGVENLAPATLGQQLLWPIFPEKKDTELAEPVGEEAAITAA; from the coding sequence ATGCCGACTGCAAGCTTCGTCGTTCTCGCCATCTATGCCGGTTTCGGCCTGCTGGAACTGTGGCGCTCGAATCTGTTCTCGAAAGCCGAACAGACCCGCGACGACGGGATCGTCGAAATCGTCAGCATGACGATGCTGGTGGTGGTGACGCAGCCGGCGGTCCTGTTCGCCTCCGCATTCCTGACCGGCCTCGCCTTCCCACAGTTCGAAGGTGCGCTGGCAGGCATCAACGTCTTTGCCGCGATCGGCCTGCTGCTGGTGTGTGATGACATGATGCAATATTGGTGGCACCGCGCGAGCCACACGTTTCCGTGGCTCTACAATCTGCACCGCGCCCATCACAACGCCCGCTACATGAGCATGCGGCTCGTGTACCGGAACAACGTCATCTACTACGCGATGATGCCCAATCTCTGGCTCACCGGCGTCCTGCTGTATCTCGGTCTCGGCTGGGTTTATGCCGGCTATCTGGTGGTCAAGATGACAGTCATCATCGGTGCGCATTCGGATGTCGCCTGGGACAAGCCGCTGTACCGGATCGCCTGGCTCTCGCCCGTCATGTGGGTGGTCGAACGGACCATCTCGACCCCCGCCACACACCACGCGCATCACGGCCGCCACGCCGACGATCCGGCGGTCAATTACAAGGGCAATTTCGGCAATCTCCTGTTCTTTTGGGATGTCCTGTTCGGCACCGCGAAGATCACCCGCACGTTCCCCTCGAGCTACGGCGTCGAAAACCTCGCCCCGGCAACGCTCGGCCAGCAATTGCTGTGGCCGATCTTTCCGGAAAAGAAGGACACGGAGCTCGCCGAACCTGTTGGAGAGGAGGCGGCGATCACCGCCGCCTGA
- a CDS encoding head-tail connector protein: MQRAILAPPVLGGAPLDELKHWLAITRSDEDASLEALIRSALETCEAFTGSLPIAASVEEIHPARRDWQGLYTCPVQAITQTEGIPAEGARIAFAPGDYEIEIDADGRGLFRLLKPSAAGRIAVRFSAGLAPDWESLPDGLRHGILRLAAHNFRTRESADGPNPPAAVAALWRPWRRLRVA; the protein is encoded by the coding sequence ATGCAGCGGGCAATCCTGGCGCCGCCCGTCCTTGGCGGGGCGCCGCTCGACGAATTGAAGCACTGGCTCGCCATAACGCGCAGCGACGAGGATGCATCGCTCGAAGCGCTGATCCGCTCTGCGCTGGAAACCTGCGAAGCCTTTACCGGATCGCTGCCGATCGCGGCGAGCGTGGAGGAAATCCACCCGGCCCGGCGCGACTGGCAGGGCCTCTACACCTGCCCGGTGCAAGCAATCACGCAGACCGAAGGCATTCCTGCCGAGGGCGCGCGGATCGCCTTTGCACCGGGCGACTACGAGATCGAGATCGATGCCGACGGGCGCGGCCTGTTTCGCCTGCTGAAGCCCAGCGCAGCAGGCCGGATCGCGGTGCGGTTCAGCGCCGGACTTGCACCGGATTGGGAGAGCCTGCCCGACGGCCTGCGTCACGGCATCCTGCGCTTGGCGGCGCATAATTTCCGCACCCGCGAAAGCGCAGACGGTCCCAATCCGCCCGCCGCCGTGGCAGCCCTGTGGCGGCCCTGGCGCAGGCTGAGGGTCGCATGA
- a CDS encoding YqaA family protein, whose product MVMKPLRGLYNWTMEKAAHPAAEWWLAFFCFIEASFFPIPPHPLLGLMCLAAPQKALRFGIIATLSSVVGGLFGYFIGWALFDSVGVPLLGAIGLLDALPAAQCTFDEYGVAAVIIAGATPVPFKLLTITAGFLGMALVPFILASLAGRGLIFFTVGLLFRIFGAPIKLFIDKYLGTVTTAFVVLVVGGVLAITQLGGGGDDEDPCAGAEREAPAPAR is encoded by the coding sequence ATGGTCATGAAACCGCTGCGCGGGCTCTACAACTGGACGATGGAGAAAGCCGCGCATCCCGCCGCCGAATGGTGGCTGGCGTTCTTCTGCTTCATCGAAGCGAGCTTCTTCCCGATCCCGCCGCATCCGCTGCTGGGCCTGATGTGCCTGGCCGCGCCGCAAAAGGCGCTGCGGTTCGGGATCATCGCGACCTTGAGTTCGGTGGTGGGCGGGCTGTTCGGCTATTTTATCGGCTGGGCGCTGTTCGACAGCGTCGGGGTGCCGCTGCTCGGCGCCATCGGCCTGCTCGATGCCTTGCCGGCGGCGCAGTGTACCTTCGACGAATACGGCGTCGCCGCGGTCATCATCGCCGGGGCGACCCCGGTGCCGTTCAAGCTGCTGACCATCACGGCGGGGTTCCTCGGCATGGCGCTGGTGCCTTTCATCCTGGCCAGCCTGGCCGGACGCGGGCTGATCTTCTTCACCGTCGGCCTGCTGTTCCGCATCTTCGGCGCGCCGATCAAGCTCTTCATCGACAAATATCTCGGCACCGTGACAACCGCCTTCGTCGTACTGGTCGTGGGCGGGGTACTCGCCATCACGCAGCTGGGCGGCGGCGGCGACGACGAAGATCCGTGTGCGGGCGCGGAACGCGAAGCACCGGCTCCGGCCCGCTAG
- a CDS encoding phage portal protein: protein MSFLTTLTSAFKGGGGSRVPVSRGFVSPWATAFESGHRRPFDYGASLREAFVENPVAQRAVRIVAEGVGSAPLSEADPKLLALIRAPSAGQSLVETLALHLLLHGNAYAQVAKDASGQPVELFALRPERVSVVPGADGWPSAYDYRLADRTLTIPLEDEDGWPNIIHLKSVHPGDDHYGAGCLSAARQAVAIHNAASEWNRALLANSARPSGALIHASDDGGGLTTDQFERLKAELEAAFSGQPNAGRPMLLEGGLSWQSMAMSPADMDFATLKEAAARDIALAFGVPPMLLGLPGDNTYANYREANRALWRLTLLPLAGKILGGLADGLSAWFADAALSVDLDRVPALSEDRERLWAQVSEASFLSDQEKRRMLGVDGAAA, encoded by the coding sequence ATGTCATTCCTCACCACCCTGACCTCCGCCTTCAAGGGCGGGGGCGGCAGCCGCGTGCCTGTTTCGCGCGGATTCGTCTCGCCCTGGGCGACTGCGTTCGAAAGCGGCCATCGCCGCCCGTTCGACTACGGCGCATCCTTGCGCGAGGCCTTTGTCGAGAACCCGGTCGCGCAGAGGGCGGTGCGGATCGTCGCCGAGGGGGTCGGCAGCGCGCCGCTCTCCGAAGCCGATCCCAAGCTGCTGGCGCTGATCCGCGCGCCAAGCGCAGGGCAGTCGCTGGTCGAGACGCTGGCGCTCCACCTGCTGCTGCACGGCAATGCCTATGCCCAGGTCGCCAAGGATGCGAGCGGCCAGCCGGTCGAGCTGTTCGCGCTGCGACCCGAGCGGGTTTCGGTGGTGCCGGGCGCGGATGGCTGGCCGAGCGCCTACGACTACCGCCTGGCCGATCGCACGCTGACCATCCCGCTTGAGGATGAGGACGGCTGGCCCAACATCATCCATCTCAAGAGCGTCCATCCAGGCGACGATCATTATGGCGCGGGGTGCCTGTCGGCGGCGCGGCAGGCGGTGGCGATCCACAATGCCGCGAGCGAATGGAACCGCGCGCTGCTGGCCAATTCGGCGCGTCCCTCCGGCGCGCTGATCCATGCCAGCGACGATGGCGGCGGGCTGACGACCGACCAGTTCGAGCGGCTCAAGGCCGAGCTGGAGGCAGCCTTCAGCGGCCAACCCAACGCCGGGCGGCCGATGCTGCTCGAAGGCGGGCTCAGCTGGCAGTCGATGGCCATGAGCCCGGCGGACATGGATTTCGCGACGCTCAAGGAAGCCGCCGCGCGCGACATCGCGCTCGCCTTTGGAGTGCCGCCCATGCTGCTCGGCCTGCCGGGCGACAACACCTACGCCAATTATCGCGAGGCCAATCGCGCGCTGTGGCGGCTGACGCTGCTGCCGCTGGCGGGGAAGATTCTTGGCGGGCTGGCCGATGGCCTGTCGGCATGGTTCGCGGATGCGGCGCTCAGCGTCGATCTCGACCGCGTCCCGGCACTGTCGGAAGATCGCGAGCGGCTGTGGGCGCAGGTCAGCGAAGCGAGCTTCCTGTCCGATCAGGAGAAGCGCCGGATGCTCGGCGTTGATGGAGCTGCAGCATGA
- a CDS encoding MIP/aquaporin family protein, protein MPKTALPRRLAAEGIGSFFLFGGVIGSGIMAEQLAGGNVALALLANTIATGAILYVIIAMLGPISGAHFNPAVTLAFLMRRKISAGDAALYVAAQIALGALGALAVHLMFDLEILQFSTKARAGIGQWSGELIATFGLVLTILLLLKYRAEAIPAGVALYITSAYWFTSSTSFANPGITIVRSLSDTFAGIAPADVPMFILAQIAGAVIATGLADWLTAEGAADH, encoded by the coding sequence ATGCCAAAGACAGCATTGCCGCGCCGACTGGCCGCCGAGGGGATCGGCAGCTTCTTCCTGTTCGGGGGAGTCATCGGATCGGGCATCATGGCCGAGCAGCTGGCCGGCGGGAATGTCGCGCTGGCGCTGCTCGCCAATACCATCGCCACCGGCGCGATCCTCTATGTCATCATCGCCATGCTGGGGCCGATTTCAGGCGCGCACTTCAACCCTGCGGTGACCCTGGCCTTCCTGATGCGGAGAAAGATTTCGGCGGGCGACGCCGCGCTCTATGTAGCCGCGCAGATCGCACTCGGCGCGCTCGGCGCCCTGGCGGTGCACCTGATGTTCGACCTCGAAATCCTGCAATTCTCGACCAAGGCCCGCGCCGGGATCGGGCAATGGAGCGGCGAGCTGATCGCGACCTTCGGCCTCGTGCTGACGATCCTGTTGCTGCTGAAATATCGCGCGGAAGCCATCCCGGCCGGGGTCGCGCTCTATATCACCAGCGCCTACTGGTTCACCTCATCGACCAGCTTCGCCAATCCCGGCATCACCATCGTCCGCAGCCTGAGCGATACGTTCGCCGGAATCGCCCCCGCCGACGTGCCGATGTTCATCCTCGCGCAGATTGCCGGAGCGGTCATTGCGACCGGCCTCGCGGATTGGCTGACGGCGGAAGGCGCCGCGGACCATTAG
- a CDS encoding OsmC family protein, which translates to MKTTNTGSATYEGLGKSGKGLVSTGSGALSAQPYGFQTRFEDEPGTNPEELIAAAHASCFTMALSFKLAEEGFENGTVTTSAEVTLEKDGDGFTVTKSALATKGKVAGLAQDRFEELAADAKANCPISKLLDAEITLKTAFEG; encoded by the coding sequence ATGAAGACCACCAACACCGGCAGCGCAACCTATGAAGGCCTTGGCAAAAGCGGGAAGGGCCTCGTGTCCACCGGCTCGGGCGCGCTTTCGGCGCAGCCTTACGGATTCCAGACTCGGTTCGAGGACGAGCCGGGCACCAACCCCGAGGAACTGATCGCCGCGGCGCATGCCAGCTGCTTCACCATGGCGCTGTCGTTCAAGCTGGCCGAAGAAGGCTTCGAGAACGGCACCGTCACGACCAGCGCCGAAGTGACACTGGAAAAGGACGGCGACGGCTTCACCGTGACCAAGTCCGCGCTTGCGACCAAGGGCAAGGTTGCCGGGCTGGCGCAGGATCGTTTCGAAGAGCTGGCGGCCGATGCCAAGGCCAATTGCCCGATTTCCAAGCTGCTCGATGCCGAGATCACGCTGAAGACCGCGTTCGAAGGCTAA
- a CDS encoding DUF6127 family protein — protein sequence MTREEMLARLIAQATHEGGELITLRAMVEEASEVGAERALHRLGLSDKEAQEDIDELRELLQAWRDAKASAWKAALEWIVRGIFALLLIGIAVRLGVGDMLK from the coding sequence ATGACCCGCGAAGAAATGCTCGCGCGGCTGATCGCGCAGGCGACGCATGAGGGCGGCGAACTCATTACCCTGCGCGCCATGGTCGAGGAAGCGAGCGAGGTCGGCGCCGAGCGGGCGCTGCACCGGCTAGGCCTCTCCGACAAGGAAGCGCAGGAGGATATCGACGAGCTGCGCGAGCTGCTCCAGGCCTGGCGCGATGCCAAGGCGAGCGCGTGGAAAGCGGCGCTCGAATGGATCGTGCGCGGGATCTTCGCGCTGCTGCTGATCGGCATCGCCGTGCGGCTGGGTGTCGGGGACATGCTGAAGTGA
- the spt gene encoding serine palmitoyltransferase — protein sequence MSEGISQPDQPEDLGGGDTDLFSKFDDVIELRKGLLASGQEDPFNLVMEKVLSPTRAICNGRDTILLGTYNYMGMTFDPDVIEAGEQALRDYGTGTTGSRVLNGTYQGHKECEEALKEFYGMDHAMVFSTGYLANLGIISTIAGKGDYIILDIDSHASIWDGCAMGNAEVVPFKHNDVEALEKRLKRVPEGAGKLVILEGVYSMLGDVAPLREMVAVAKKHGAMVLVDEAHSMGFIGENGRGVCEAAGVIDDCDFIIGTFSKSVGTVGGFCVSNHPKFEIMRLVCRPYVFTASLPPSVVATAATSIRKLMHGSNKRAHLWENSRNLHLGLQELGFQLGTDAPESAIIAVIMPDLEKGAAMWEALLKEGLYVNLARPPATPANMTLLRCSLCAEHSEEEVTTILGMFERAGKTVGII from the coding sequence ATGAGCGAAGGCATTTCGCAGCCCGACCAGCCGGAAGATCTCGGCGGCGGGGACACGGACCTGTTCAGCAAGTTCGACGATGTTATCGAACTGCGCAAGGGCCTGCTCGCCAGCGGGCAGGAGGATCCGTTCAACCTGGTGATGGAGAAGGTCCTGTCGCCGACCCGCGCGATCTGCAACGGGCGCGACACCATCCTGCTCGGCACCTACAATTACATGGGCATGACTTTCGACCCGGACGTAATCGAAGCGGGCGAGCAGGCGCTGCGCGATTACGGCACCGGCACCACCGGCAGCCGCGTGCTCAACGGCACATATCAGGGTCACAAGGAGTGCGAGGAAGCGCTTAAAGAGTTTTACGGGATGGACCATGCCATGGTCTTCTCGACCGGCTACCTCGCCAATCTCGGGATCATTTCGACCATCGCCGGCAAGGGCGATTACATCATCCTCGACATCGATAGCCACGCCAGCATCTGGGATGGCTGTGCGATGGGCAATGCCGAAGTCGTGCCCTTCAAGCACAACGATGTCGAAGCGCTGGAAAAGCGCCTGAAGCGCGTACCCGAAGGGGCTGGCAAGCTGGTGATCCTCGAAGGCGTCTATTCGATGCTGGGCGATGTCGCGCCGCTGCGCGAGATGGTAGCTGTCGCCAAGAAACACGGCGCCATGGTGCTGGTCGACGAAGCGCATTCGATGGGGTTTATCGGGGAGAACGGGCGCGGGGTCTGCGAAGCGGCGGGCGTGATCGACGATTGCGATTTCATCATAGGCACCTTTTCCAAGAGCGTCGGCACCGTCGGCGGTTTCTGCGTGTCCAACCACCCGAAGTTCGAGATCATGCGGCTGGTTTGCCGGCCTTATGTCTTCACCGCATCGCTCCCGCCGAGCGTGGTGGCGACCGCTGCAACGTCGATCCGCAAGCTGATGCACGGCTCCAACAAGCGCGCGCATCTGTGGGAGAACTCGCGCAACCTCCATCTCGGCCTGCAGGAGCTCGGCTTCCAGCTCGGCACCGACGCGCCGGAAAGCGCGATCATCGCCGTCATCATGCCCGACCTCGAAAAGGGCGCGGCGATGTGGGAAGCGCTGCTGAAGGAAGGACTCTACGTCAATTTGGCCCGTCCGCCGGCCACGCCCGCCAACATGACCCTGCTGCGCTGCTCGCTCTGCGCCGAGCATAGCGAAGAGGAAGTGACGACGATCCTCGGCATGTTCGAACGGGCGGGGAAGACGGTCGGGATTATCTGA
- a CDS encoding GIY-YIG nuclease family protein, giving the protein MRTFEPTVYVLASHYRGRLYTGVTSDLMARIYQHRDETMQGYTSRRDIKRLVWFETHDDIEVAIAREKTIKRWPRQWKFNVIEEANPDWLDLAEPLGFPPLK; this is encoded by the coding sequence ATGCGAACTTTCGAACCGACGGTTTACGTTCTCGCCAGCCATTATCGCGGGCGGCTCTACACCGGGGTGACGTCGGATCTGATGGCGCGAATTTACCAACATCGCGATGAAACGATGCAAGGCTATACCAGCCGGCGCGACATCAAGCGCCTCGTATGGTTCGAAACGCACGACGATATCGAAGTTGCCATCGCGCGCGAGAAAACGATCAAACGCTGGCCGCGCCAGTGGAAGTTCAATGTGATCGAAGAGGCAAATCCCGACTGGCTGGATCTGGCTGAGCCGCTGGGTTTTCCGCCACTGAAGTAA
- a CDS encoding Crp/Fnr family transcriptional regulator, which yields MSDSIQSRAEGRSVVAPTLFGLLDESLREALRAAAPERRFAPGQVIQQRGEATSGFWVIERGAVVVGQYLESGDFRAIAHLGERDSYGELAWLAGRTRVVDAVARTECSLRWIEGARFEAALANNPSAMRQLLSGLAEELQEMIDLVAGQHGGRGLNRIAHFLRNLSATGPVIAMGQQELGDLAGVTRATANAALKTLEQAGCIERGYRRIVVKDRERLADWA from the coding sequence ATGTCAGATTCTATACAATCGCGCGCCGAGGGCCGGTCGGTTGTGGCGCCGACGCTGTTCGGCCTGCTCGACGAAAGTCTGCGCGAGGCCCTGCGCGCGGCCGCGCCCGAGCGTCGGTTCGCGCCGGGACAGGTGATCCAGCAGCGCGGCGAAGCGACCAGCGGCTTCTGGGTGATCGAGCGCGGCGCGGTGGTGGTGGGCCAGTATCTGGAGAGCGGCGACTTCCGCGCCATCGCCCATCTCGGCGAACGCGATTCCTACGGCGAGCTGGCGTGGCTGGCCGGCCGGACGCGGGTCGTCGATGCGGTCGCGCGCACCGAATGTTCGCTGCGCTGGATCGAAGGCGCACGCTTCGAAGCGGCGCTGGCAAACAACCCCAGCGCGATGCGGCAATTGCTGAGCGGGCTGGCGGAAGAATTGCAGGAGATGATCGACTTGGTCGCCGGGCAGCATGGGGGCAGAGGGCTCAACCGGATCGCGCATTTCCTGCGCAATCTCTCCGCCACCGGCCCGGTGATCGCGATGGGGCAGCAGGAACTGGGCGACCTGGCCGGCGTCACCCGCGCAACCGCCAATGCCGCGCTCAAGACGCTCGAGCAGGCGGGCTGTATCGAGCGCGGGTACCGCCGGATTGTGGTGAAGGACCGCGAGCGTCTGGCGGACTGGGCCTAG
- a CDS encoding DNA-packaging protein yields the protein MAGKSRESRGAWFRANGDKGAQRRVDLDKALQPHEYNALAHWHWEVWGRDEQQPPEGPWRVWLICAGRGFGKTRAGAEWVRNVARHDGEARIALVGASLVEVRSVMVEGESGVLAASPGALAPEFEPSLRRLQWPNGAQAFLYSAGEPESLRGPQHTHAWCDEIAKWDNAGLRALAAWDNLQMGMRLGDHPRVLATTTPRTVALMQRLYAEVESGAVVLAQGKTEDNAGVLPTAYFEAMLDQYGATSLGRQELEGEMLEEVDGALWSRALLEQCRTAGTGAERIRVVVGVDPPASSSGDACGIVVAAKLNDGNAEVLADCSVEKASPETWARAVSNAAKAWQVDRIVAEANQGGAMVRSVLHAANVSLPVKLVHASRGKAARAEPVAALYEAGRVRHAGLLAKLEDELCGLMAGGGYEGPGRSPDRADALVWALSELMLAKREEPSVRRF from the coding sequence ATGGCAGGCAAAAGCCGTGAAAGTCGCGGCGCGTGGTTTCGCGCCAATGGCGATAAAGGCGCACAGCGCCGCGTCGATCTCGACAAGGCGCTGCAACCGCATGAGTATAACGCGCTCGCGCACTGGCACTGGGAAGTCTGGGGCCGCGACGAGCAGCAACCGCCCGAAGGCCCGTGGCGGGTCTGGCTGATCTGCGCCGGCCGCGGCTTCGGCAAGACCCGCGCCGGAGCCGAATGGGTGCGCAACGTGGCGCGCCACGACGGCGAAGCCCGTATTGCGCTGGTCGGGGCGAGCCTGGTCGAAGTGCGCAGCGTCATGGTCGAAGGCGAAAGCGGCGTGCTGGCAGCGTCACCCGGTGCGCTGGCACCTGAATTCGAGCCGTCGCTGCGCCGCTTGCAATGGCCCAACGGCGCGCAGGCCTTCCTCTATTCGGCGGGTGAGCCGGAGAGCCTGCGCGGCCCGCAACACACGCATGCGTGGTGTGACGAAATCGCGAAGTGGGATAACGCCGGACTGCGCGCGCTCGCTGCATGGGACAATCTGCAGATGGGCATGCGGCTGGGGGACCATCCCCGGGTGCTCGCCACCACTACGCCGCGCACCGTGGCTCTGATGCAGCGGCTCTACGCCGAGGTTGAAAGCGGCGCAGTCGTGCTGGCGCAAGGCAAGACCGAAGACAACGCCGGGGTGCTGCCCACGGCCTATTTCGAAGCCATGCTCGACCAGTATGGCGCGACATCGCTCGGGCGGCAGGAACTCGAAGGCGAGATGCTGGAAGAGGTCGATGGCGCGCTGTGGAGCCGGGCCTTGCTGGAGCAGTGCCGGACCGCAGGAACAGGCGCTGAGCGCATCCGCGTGGTGGTCGGGGTCGATCCCCCTGCCTCATCGAGCGGCGATGCCTGCGGGATCGTCGTCGCGGCAAAATTGAATGACGGCAATGCCGAAGTGCTGGCCGATTGCTCGGTCGAGAAAGCCTCGCCCGAGACCTGGGCGCGCGCGGTCTCGAATGCGGCGAAGGCGTGGCAGGTCGACCGGATCGTCGCCGAAGCCAATCAGGGCGGCGCGATGGTCAGGAGCGTGCTGCACGCGGCGAACGTCTCGCTGCCGGTCAAGCTGGTCCACGCCAGCCGCGGCAAGGCGGCGCGGGCCGAGCCGGTGGCGGCACTCTACGAAGCCGGGCGAGTGCGCCACGCGGGCCTGCTCGCGAAGCTCGAGGACGAGCTGTGCGGGCTGATGGCGGGCGGTGGCTATGAAGGACCGGGCCGCTCGCCGGATCGGGCCGATGCGCTGGTGTGGGCGCTGAGTGAGTTGATGCTGGCTAAGCGCGAAGAGCCGAGCGTGCGAAGGTTCTGA
- a CDS encoding phage major capsid protein produces the protein MDVTVTPTPPTPDTAEESFDIVARQDKTEADVATLRSDVDEVKARVDKIGRAATRPAISGASESTEVKGFVDGYLRRGSTSEVKSLSGATPSDGGYAVPQQIDAMIARELVEISPIRALAQVVQTGSAGYRKLVSTGGTASGWVSETAGRPETDTPSFEEIAPPTGELYANPAASQAMLDDAGFDLEAWLASEIAMEFARAEGAAFVNGSGIDQPDGFLTVPHSTSDDQARSFGTLQYVGTGDDAGFGSNPDAKLIDLVHTMKAGHRQGASFVMNSATLAEVRKLKTADGAFLWQPGMVEGQPDRLLGYPVVEAEDMPDIANGECPVAFGNFRHGYLIAERTATQILRDPFTNKPFVHFYATKRVGGQVLDSNAIKLLKIEL, from the coding sequence ATGGACGTAACCGTTACCCCCACTCCCCCTACCCCCGACACGGCAGAAGAAAGCTTCGACATCGTCGCCCGTCAGGACAAGACCGAAGCCGACGTCGCCACGCTGCGATCCGACGTCGACGAGGTAAAGGCCCGCGTCGACAAGATTGGCCGCGCTGCCACGCGCCCTGCGATCTCTGGTGCATCGGAGTCCACCGAAGTGAAAGGCTTCGTCGACGGTTACCTGCGCCGCGGATCGACCAGCGAGGTCAAATCGCTGTCCGGCGCTACGCCGTCCGATGGCGGCTATGCCGTGCCGCAGCAGATCGACGCCATGATCGCACGCGAGCTTGTCGAAATCAGCCCGATCCGCGCCCTCGCGCAGGTAGTGCAGACCGGCAGCGCAGGCTATCGCAAGCTCGTCAGCACTGGCGGCACCGCCAGCGGCTGGGTCAGTGAAACCGCCGGCCGGCCTGAGACCGACACGCCGAGCTTCGAGGAAATCGCCCCGCCAACGGGTGAACTCTACGCCAACCCGGCGGCTAGCCAAGCTATGCTCGACGATGCGGGGTTCGACCTCGAAGCCTGGCTCGCCAGCGAGATCGCGATGGAGTTCGCGCGGGCGGAAGGCGCAGCCTTCGTCAACGGCTCGGGCATCGACCAGCCCGACGGTTTCCTCACCGTCCCGCATTCGACCAGCGACGACCAGGCCCGCAGCTTCGGCACGCTGCAATATGTCGGAACCGGCGACGATGCGGGCTTCGGCTCCAACCCCGATGCCAAGCTGATTGACCTCGTCCACACGATGAAGGCGGGCCACCGCCAGGGCGCGAGCTTCGTCATGAACTCGGCGACGCTCGCCGAGGTCCGCAAGCTCAAGACCGCCGACGGCGCGTTCCTGTGGCAGCCCGGCATGGTCGAGGGCCAGCCCGATCGCTTGCTCGGCTACCCGGTGGTCGAGGCCGAGGACATGCCCGACATCGCCAATGGCGAATGTCCGGTCGCCTTCGGCAATTTCCGCCACGGCTACCTGATCGCCGAACGGACCGCGACGCAGATCCTGCGCGATCCCTTCACCAACAAGCCCTTCGTGCATTTCTACGCGACCAAGCGCGTCGGCGGGCAGGTGCTCGATAGCAATGCGATCAAGCTGCTGAAGATCGAATTGTAG
- the gp17 gene encoding tail completion protein gp17 — translation MEIQLRNALLDWLRSAPPPVGDLNVIDEDQIARATAPWLALVASMASEWGSKDRQGREIRVAFELNTRSDDPAADLARGAALESRIAALPPAQPGFRVVTNRFLRSRNERRPDNIRATLLEYRFRLLATS, via the coding sequence ATGGAAATCCAGCTACGCAACGCGCTGCTCGACTGGCTGCGCAGCGCCCCGCCCCCGGTGGGCGACCTCAACGTCATCGACGAAGACCAGATCGCGCGCGCCACTGCGCCGTGGCTGGCCCTTGTCGCGAGCATGGCGAGCGAATGGGGAAGCAAGGATCGGCAGGGGCGCGAAATACGCGTCGCTTTCGAGCTCAACACGCGCAGCGACGACCCGGCAGCCGACCTCGCCCGCGGGGCGGCGCTCGAGTCGCGCATCGCCGCGCTCCCGCCGGCACAGCCTGGCTTCCGCGTCGTCACCAACCGTTTCCTGCGCTCCCGCAACGAACGCCGCCCCGACAATATCCGCGCCACGCTGCTGGAATATCGTTTCCGGCTGCTAGCCACTTCCTGA
- a CDS encoding acyl carrier protein, which translates to MDRAEVDTRIRTIIEPFNKKGVEITDATTFQNDLEFDSLTVMDFVAEIEDEFDIIISMNQQAEIENYGQLVDAVTKMASD; encoded by the coding sequence ATGGATCGCGCCGAAGTCGACACCCGCATCCGCACCATCATCGAGCCGTTCAACAAGAAAGGCGTCGAGATCACCGATGCGACGACATTCCAGAACGACCTTGAATTCGACAGCCTGACGGTAATGGATTTCGTTGCCGAGATCGAAGACGAATTCGACATCATCATCAGCATGAACCAGCAGGCCGAGATCGAGAATTACGGCCAGCTCGTCGACGCCGTCACCAAGATGGCGAGCGATTGA
- a CDS encoding HK97 family phage prohead protease: MKIAGYAALTGVPDAARDTILPGAFARTLADRRAPIPLFWQHRPEQRIGWIEHIAEDDRGLRVVARIDNPASRAAAQLKARAVSGLSFGYRARQFRHDASGRVLEDIDLLEVSLVTHPLQHGARVHFVG; the protein is encoded by the coding sequence ATGAAAATCGCCGGATACGCCGCCCTCACAGGAGTGCCCGATGCTGCTCGCGACACAATTCTTCCCGGCGCCTTCGCGCGCACGCTCGCCGACCGGCGCGCTCCGATCCCGCTGTTCTGGCAGCACCGCCCGGAGCAGCGCATCGGCTGGATCGAGCACATTGCCGAAGACGATCGCGGCCTGCGCGTCGTGGCTCGCATCGACAATCCCGCGAGCCGCGCCGCCGCGCAGTTGAAGGCCCGCGCCGTGAGCGGCCTCAGCTTTGGTTATCGCGCACGGCAATTCCGCCACGATGCCTCGGGCCGGGTGCTCGAGGATATCGACCTGTTAGAGGTCAGCCTCGTCACCCACCCGCTCCAGCACGGGGCGCGGGTGCATTTTGTTGGTTAG